A genomic window from Bradyrhizobium lupini includes:
- a CDS encoding adenylate/guanylate cyclase domain-containing protein: MAIDRQIRRLTTILAADAVGYSRLVGSDEEGTLDRLRDLRKDLIDPAITAHRGRIVKTTGDGLLAEFASVVDAVRTAIDVQRALAGSNADLAPDKRIEFRIGINVGDVVVEEDGDLMGDAVNVAARLEGIAEPGGICLSSAAYDQVRGKIDIAAQDRGRHKLKNIAGPVQVYTLSPTRSLATAPDNAIAPRLSIVVLPFVNLNGDSAQDYFVDGVTESLTTDLSRIPGAFVIARNTAFTFKSKPVDVRVIGRELGVRYVMEGSVQGGADRVRVNAQLIDTETGAHLWAERFDKPRADIFDMQDEITTRLARTVGIELVAAEGRRAERERPNNMDAVDLAMRGWAILNQPLSLRRDRAACDLFDEALKLDAQNVEALIGVAFYHGNELRTFASINRDEQLRIALTAITQALTLAPSNALAHFVHANVLHVSGATERALSELEFAIGLDHNLAWAHADAGFMKVLLGRAEEAEASLTNAIRLSPRDPGLDRWHALLGIADLFLGRLDSALDRLRKSVGLNPNVGMPHFFLAAASALSGRSTEAREARNAGLRLDPNFTVARFRNERRSENPIFLAQRERIYEGLRLSGVPEE; encoded by the coding sequence TTGGCGATCGACCGGCAAATCCGACGGTTGACCACGATCCTGGCGGCCGATGCAGTCGGCTACAGTCGGCTTGTGGGCAGTGACGAGGAAGGTACGCTCGATCGCCTCCGGGACCTTCGCAAGGACTTGATCGATCCCGCCATCACTGCCCATCGAGGTCGCATCGTCAAAACTACTGGAGACGGTTTGCTGGCCGAGTTCGCGTCGGTTGTGGATGCGGTTCGTACGGCGATCGATGTGCAGCGGGCCTTGGCCGGGAGCAACGCCGACCTAGCGCCGGATAAGCGCATTGAATTCCGCATCGGCATCAATGTTGGTGACGTGGTCGTGGAGGAAGACGGCGATCTCATGGGAGATGCGGTCAATGTGGCGGCGCGATTGGAGGGGATTGCCGAGCCTGGCGGTATTTGCCTGTCCAGTGCCGCCTATGACCAGGTACGTGGCAAGATCGATATCGCGGCGCAAGATCGCGGCCGCCACAAATTGAAGAATATCGCCGGGCCAGTCCAAGTCTATACGCTATCGCCTACCCGCTCGTTAGCAACGGCGCCGGACAACGCCATCGCACCGCGGCTCTCTATCGTCGTCCTGCCCTTCGTCAACCTCAATGGCGACAGCGCGCAGGACTACTTCGTCGATGGTGTAACGGAAAGTCTGACAACCGACCTATCCCGCATTCCTGGAGCTTTCGTAATAGCTCGCAACACGGCCTTCACCTTCAAAAGCAAGCCAGTGGACGTCCGGGTGATCGGCCGCGAACTTGGGGTTCGATACGTGATGGAAGGGAGCGTGCAGGGCGGCGCCGACCGCGTTCGCGTCAACGCACAGCTCATCGACACAGAAACCGGCGCACACCTTTGGGCCGAACGTTTCGACAAGCCGCGCGCCGACATTTTCGACATGCAAGATGAGATCACCACGCGGCTCGCTCGGACTGTTGGCATCGAGCTCGTTGCTGCCGAAGGCCGCCGGGCCGAGCGCGAACGGCCAAACAACATGGATGCCGTAGATCTAGCCATGCGCGGTTGGGCGATCCTCAACCAACCCTTGTCGCTGCGCCGCGACCGTGCGGCGTGTGACCTGTTTGACGAAGCGCTCAAGTTGGACGCCCAAAACGTAGAGGCGTTGATCGGTGTTGCGTTCTATCATGGCAACGAACTTCGCACCTTCGCCTCGATCAATCGGGACGAGCAACTACGAATCGCGCTTACCGCGATCACTCAGGCACTGACGCTGGCCCCTAGCAACGCTCTTGCCCATTTTGTCCACGCCAACGTCCTGCATGTCTCGGGCGCGACGGAACGAGCGCTCAGCGAGCTTGAGTTCGCGATCGGGCTTGATCACAATCTTGCCTGGGCGCACGCCGACGCAGGCTTCATGAAGGTGCTACTCGGGCGCGCGGAAGAGGCAGAAGCTAGTCTCACAAACGCAATCCGACTCAGCCCGCGCGATCCCGGACTGGATCGCTGGCACGCCCTGCTTGGGATTGCCGATCTGTTCCTCGGCCGGCTCGACTCTGCCCTGGACCGGCTACGTAAATCAGTCGGGTTGAATCCTAATGTAGGCATGCCTCATTTCTTTCTGGCGGCGGCCTCAGCACTCAGCGGCCGCTCGACGGAGGCGCGAGAAGCGCGGAATGCCGGCCTCCGGCTCGACCCGAACTTCACTGTCGCTAGATTTCGCAATGAACGCCGCAGTGAAAACCCGATTTTCCTGGCGCAGCGCGAGCGCATCTACGAGGGCCTACGTTTGTCAGGTGTGCCGGAGGAGTAG
- a CDS encoding 3'-5' exonuclease, translating into MFQDASDLAAMAEVLGRSSDYRVLRRLVPRPRSMGVSGHEMRIGILLDTETTGLDHRKDEVIELGMVKFGYTPDGRIIDVRDTFSAFNEPSEPIPAEITALTGITHEMVAGHRIDEAAVNAFVDDSVVLVIAHNSGFDRKFSERYWPVFERKAWACSATEVQWRQHGFDGAKLGYLLNGAGYFHQAHRAVDDCHALLEILDFDLPTTGAPALAVLLETARQKTIRIWAEQSPFELKDSLKRRGYRWSDGTDGRPKSWYVDVCESALDTELAFLRTEIYLRDVEPRLQTLTAFTRFSCRI; encoded by the coding sequence ATGTTTCAAGACGCATCGGATCTGGCCGCGATGGCCGAGGTACTAGGGCGATCGAGCGACTACCGGGTGCTCCGGCGCCTGGTGCCGCGGCCGAGGTCGATGGGGGTCTCCGGACACGAAATGAGGATCGGCATCCTGCTCGACACCGAGACCACCGGCCTCGACCACCGCAAAGATGAAGTCATCGAACTCGGCATGGTCAAGTTCGGCTACACGCCGGACGGGCGCATCATTGATGTCAGGGACACGTTCTCCGCCTTCAATGAGCCGTCCGAGCCGATCCCGGCCGAGATCACGGCGCTTACCGGCATCACCCACGAAATGGTGGCCGGCCACAGGATCGACGAGGCCGCCGTGAACGCCTTCGTCGATGATTCCGTGGTCCTGGTCATCGCGCATAACAGTGGATTCGATCGGAAGTTTTCCGAACGCTACTGGCCCGTCTTCGAGCGGAAGGCGTGGGCATGCTCCGCGACCGAGGTCCAGTGGCGGCAGCACGGCTTCGATGGAGCGAAGCTCGGCTACCTTCTGAATGGCGCCGGCTATTTTCACCAGGCGCACCGCGCGGTTGACGACTGTCACGCGCTGCTCGAGATCTTGGACTTCGACCTACCAACGACCGGCGCGCCCGCGCTCGCCGTCCTGCTCGAGACCGCACGACAGAAGACCATCCGGATCTGGGCCGAACAGTCGCCGTTCGAACTCAAGGATTCGCTGAAGCGGCGCGGCTATCGCTGGAGCGACGGCACGGACGGTCGGCCAAAGTCCTGGTACGTCGACGTCTGCGAGTCGGCGCTGGACACCGAGCTCGCGTTTCTCCGGACCGAGATCTACCTGCGCGACGTGGAGCCGCGCCTGCAGACGCTGACCGCCTTCACCCGCTTCTCCTGCAGGATCTGA
- a CDS encoding DUF3606 domain-containing protein translates to MAGKKKKTARGRKQDRARVAEGQDYELRYEAKKTGRSVSAVKKAVKKVGNSRKRVEKRLGR, encoded by the coding sequence ATGGCAGGGAAGAAGAAGAAGACCGCACGGGGACGCAAACAGGATCGCGCCCGCGTGGCTGAAGGCCAGGACTACGAATTGCGGTACGAAGCAAAGAAGACTGGCCGCTCGGTCTCGGCGGTGAAGAAGGCCGTGAAGAAGGTCGGCAACAGCCGCAAGCGGGTCGAGAAACGTCTCGGCCGCTGA
- a CDS encoding general stress protein produces the protein MTVTISRLYDNYSDAQRAVTSLEAAGVPHSDLSIVANNSDNWYSTDKKVDRDRDGVDDRAEGAATGAGVGAGLGGAAGLLAGLGLLAIPGLGPVVAAGWLASTALGAVAGGATGGVVGALTQAGVSDEEAPLYAEGVRRGGTLVSARVPDADRARYEAILNQSAVNLRERSAAWQKAGWKSYDPSAQPYGADEVRRERQLYGTGVR, from the coding sequence ATGACCGTCACGATTTCACGTCTCTACGATAACTACTCCGATGCGCAGCGCGCGGTGACGAGCCTGGAGGCTGCGGGCGTGCCGCATTCGGATTTGAGCATCGTCGCGAACAATTCCGACAACTGGTACAGCACCGACAAGAAGGTCGATCGAGATCGAGATGGGGTTGATGATCGGGCTGAAGGTGCGGCCACGGGAGCGGGCGTCGGCGCAGGCCTCGGTGGCGCGGCCGGCTTGCTCGCGGGCCTTGGCTTGTTGGCGATACCTGGCTTGGGTCCGGTCGTGGCGGCCGGATGGCTCGCATCGACCGCGCTCGGTGCCGTTGCCGGCGGCGCGACGGGCGGGGTCGTGGGAGCGTTGACGCAGGCCGGCGTATCCGATGAGGAAGCACCACTCTACGCCGAAGGTGTTAGGCGCGGCGGCACCCTGGTTTCGGCTCGTGTACCTGATGCGGACCGCGCGCGCTACGAAGCGATCCTGAACCAGTCCGCCGTCAATCTCCGCGAACGGAGCGCAGCCTGGCAGAAGGCCGGGTGGAAGAGCTACGATCCCTCCGCCCAGCCTTATGGCGCGGACGAGGTCCGCAGAGAGCGCCAACTTTACGGCACCGGAGTGCGATGA
- a CDS encoding YidB family protein: MSRGMPSMTALLGMLAIAGYQNRDKLADMFRSATSGQPAGAKDSLSGMLGNLGGLVGGGGVGSLLNGGIGELLEHFKQNGQGEAAQSWINQGPNREVTPPELQQAIGPDVLQKLEQQTGLSQQEILDRLSRELPTAVDKYTPDGRLPAPSAG; encoded by the coding sequence ATGAGCCGCGGAATGCCATCGATGACCGCCCTCTTGGGTATGCTCGCAATCGCCGGTTACCAGAATCGTGACAAGTTGGCCGACATGTTTCGCAGTGCGACCTCCGGTCAGCCGGCGGGTGCCAAGGATTCCCTGAGCGGCATGCTCGGCAACCTTGGTGGCCTTGTGGGGGGCGGCGGCGTGGGTTCGCTCCTGAACGGCGGGATCGGCGAGTTGCTCGAGCACTTCAAGCAGAACGGACAGGGCGAGGCGGCTCAATCCTGGATCAATCAGGGGCCAAACCGGGAAGTCACCCCGCCCGAACTCCAGCAGGCTATCGGTCCGGACGTCCTTCAAAAGCTGGAGCAGCAGACCGGCCTGTCGCAGCAGGAGATCCTCGACCGATTGTCCCGAGAGCTTCCGACGGCCGTGGACAAATACACGCCTGATGGACGTCTTCCGGCTCCATCGGCGGGATAA
- a CDS encoding GlsB/YeaQ/YmgE family stress response membrane protein has translation MGIIWTIIIGFIAGIIAKFIMPGDNEPSGFILTTILGIVGAFVATYLGQALGWYRPGQGAGLVGAVVGAIIVLFIYGFVAGRSRRAI, from the coding sequence ATGGGCATTATCTGGACGATCATCATTGGCTTCATCGCAGGCATCATCGCGAAGTTCATCATGCCCGGCGATAACGAGCCGTCGGGCTTCATCCTGACCACAATCCTGGGAATAGTAGGGGCGTTCGTTGCGACCTATCTTGGTCAGGCTCTCGGCTGGTACCGGCCAGGACAAGGCGCGGGGCTAGTGGGGGCAGTGGTAGGCGCCATCATCGTGCTTTTCATCTACGGTTTTGTGGCCGGTCGCAGCCGTCGGGCCATCTAA
- a CDS encoding PHP domain-containing protein has product MASVDLRTIVSLLREYAQRTALRGGNPYRAKAYTRAADSLAALAVPLDVLIAEDRLTEIPGVGDAIADIITKLHKTGSHPSLEKLRKEIPEGVLEMLAVPGLRPEKVLRLYKDLGITSLAELEAAAKDDRIKKAKGLGAALQTKILQNLAIAKSGEGRLHLHRAAALLAHAKDPLRKARPELKRVTIAGDFRRGCELVGDLTIVAEAAKIEKAANASATDGLQIRLSDRNHFGAALLFGTGSAAHIERLQALAAEKGMRLESDGLHKGRTLIAGDEVQIYSALGLPFIDPELREGRGEVELALKGKLPKLVTDKDLRGILHCHTDASDGTERLDTMAKATRQRGFEYFGVADHSKSAHYAGGLSEEEIRQQHRDADRLNKRFGKDFRILKGIESDILADGSLDYADDVLQRFDFVVASVHGRFKLDPKAQTQRLLRAISDPHTTIIGHMTGRQLQRRPGYEIDIEKVLRACARHDVVVEINAHPWRLDLDWRWHQAALEFGCMMSINPDAHSIPELDHMHWGVEMARKGGVPADRVLNAMALPEITRYLRQKRRSVARAA; this is encoded by the coding sequence GTGGCTTCCGTTGACTTACGCACCATCGTCAGTCTCCTGCGAGAATACGCACAGCGGACGGCGTTGCGTGGCGGCAACCCGTACAGGGCGAAAGCCTACACGCGGGCCGCAGACAGCCTGGCGGCCCTTGCCGTCCCTCTGGACGTGCTCATCGCCGAAGACCGGCTCACCGAGATTCCCGGCGTCGGAGATGCGATCGCCGACATCATCACCAAGCTTCACAAGACGGGCTCTCATCCGAGCCTTGAGAAGCTCCGGAAGGAGATACCCGAGGGCGTGCTCGAGATGCTCGCCGTTCCCGGCCTCCGCCCCGAGAAGGTGCTGCGGCTCTACAAGGATCTCGGCATCACCTCGCTCGCCGAGTTGGAGGCCGCCGCCAAGGACGACCGTATCAAGAAGGCCAAAGGCCTCGGCGCCGCGCTGCAGACCAAGATCCTGCAAAACCTGGCCATCGCCAAAAGTGGAGAAGGTCGCCTCCATCTGCACCGTGCCGCCGCCCTGCTCGCGCACGCCAAGGATCCGCTCCGCAAGGCTCGGCCGGAGCTCAAGCGCGTGACGATCGCAGGCGACTTCCGCCGCGGCTGCGAACTCGTCGGCGACCTCACGATCGTTGCGGAGGCTGCCAAGATCGAGAAGGCGGCGAATGCTTCGGCGACCGACGGACTGCAAATCCGCTTGTCCGACCGCAACCACTTCGGCGCCGCCCTTCTTTTCGGCACCGGCTCAGCCGCTCACATCGAGAGGCTCCAGGCTTTGGCCGCGGAGAAAGGAATGCGGCTGGAGAGCGACGGGCTGCACAAGGGCCGCACCCTGATCGCCGGCGACGAGGTCCAGATCTATAGTGCCCTCGGTCTGCCGTTCATCGATCCTGAACTCCGTGAGGGCCGCGGCGAGGTCGAGCTCGCCCTGAAGGGCAAGTTGCCGAAGCTCGTCACCGACAAGGACCTGCGCGGAATCCTTCATTGCCACACCGATGCCTCCGACGGCACGGAGAGATTGGACACGATGGCCAAGGCCACGCGCCAGCGCGGCTTCGAGTATTTCGGCGTCGCCGACCACTCCAAGTCCGCGCACTACGCGGGCGGCCTCTCGGAGGAAGAGATCAGGCAGCAGCACCGGGACGCCGACCGGTTGAACAAGCGCTTCGGCAAGGATTTCCGGATCCTGAAAGGCATCGAGTCCGACATTCTGGCCGACGGCTCGCTCGACTATGCGGACGACGTGCTGCAGCGCTTCGACTTCGTGGTCGCGAGCGTCCACGGCCGATTCAAACTCGACCCCAAGGCGCAGACGCAGCGCCTGCTTCGTGCGATCTCCGATCCCCACACCACCATCATAGGCCATATGACCGGGCGGCAGCTGCAGCGGCGGCCGGGCTACGAAATCGACATCGAGAAGGTGTTGCGGGCATGCGCTAGGCATGACGTCGTCGTCGAGATCAATGCCCACCCTTGGCGGCTCGACCTGGATTGGCGCTGGCATCAGGCCGCCCTCGAGTTCGGCTGCATGATGAGCATCAATCCGGACGCGCACTCGATCCCCGAGCTCGACCACATGCACTGGGGCGTCGAGATGGCCCGGAAGGGCGGCGTCCCTGCCGACCGGGTCCTGAACGCGATGGCCCTTCCGGAGATCACGCGCTACCTCCGCCAGAAGCGGCGCTCGGTCGCCCGGGCGGCCTGA
- a CDS encoding MOSC domain-containing protein has protein sequence MPQAHDLSLQGRVVAVAADPGHNFSKPLQDEIVLVEGYGVEGDAHAGPFVRHRYLARRQRHLPNLRQVHLIPSELFASLSDAGFEVRPGELGENITTAGLDLERMPLGTLIELGPTAIVELTGLRTPCVLIDRFHPGVKQQVLSSAETGPPFKSGVLGVVRAGGMVAAGDTARARPPSSSFRPLPAV, from the coding sequence ATGCCGCAGGCGCACGATCTCTCGCTGCAGGGAAGGGTGGTGGCGGTCGCCGCCGACCCGGGGCACAACTTCAGCAAACCGCTCCAGGACGAGATCGTGCTGGTGGAAGGCTATGGGGTCGAAGGCGATGCCCACGCCGGCCCATTCGTCCGGCACCGCTATCTCGCCCGCCGCCAGCGGCACCTGCCCAATCTCCGGCAGGTCCACCTGATCCCGTCCGAGCTCTTTGCCTCCCTCTCGGACGCGGGCTTCGAGGTACGACCGGGAGAGCTCGGCGAGAACATCACCACTGCCGGTCTGGACCTTGAGCGGATGCCGCTCGGGACGCTCATCGAGCTTGGACCAACGGCGATCGTAGAACTGACCGGCCTCCGGACGCCTTGCGTTCTGATCGACCGCTTCCACCCCGGCGTTAAGCAACAGGTGCTCTCGTCGGCGGAAACGGGCCCTCCGTTCAAATCTGGGGTGCTGGGTGTGGTACGGGCCGGCGGGATGGTCGCGGCTGGTGATACCGCGCGGGCTCGCCCTCCGTCCTCCTCGTTTCGGCCTCTGCCGGCCGTGTAG
- the ligD gene encoding non-homologous end-joining DNA ligase — MARKSTLPYRLQPMLATLTDAPFDDPDWVFEDKFDGFRMVAEIRRGRVALYSRNGKIISHSYVEVAKALEGVKADAVIDGELVAIGKDGVSHFQLLQNALRHEAKLLYCAFDLMFAAGEDLRALPLLERKKRLKALLPRHKLIAFSNHRKGSGTKFFAQAELRHLEGIMAKRADSPYASGRRTADWLKVKTAQRQEVVIAGFTAPRRTRPFFGALVLAVRDADAWRYIGHVGTGFSYQVLEELHRKLVRLKTAKSPFPGKVKNERVTTWVRPSLVAEVKFAEWTSKGELRQPVYLGLRSDKNAKDVVREKKWSRK; from the coding sequence ATGGCCCGCAAATCGACCCTGCCTTATCGCCTGCAGCCCATGTTGGCCACGCTCACGGATGCGCCGTTCGACGATCCCGATTGGGTTTTCGAGGACAAATTCGATGGTTTCCGCATGGTCGCGGAAATCCGGCGTGGTCGGGTCGCGCTCTACAGCCGCAACGGGAAGATCATCAGCCACTCCTATGTCGAGGTCGCGAAAGCACTTGAGGGAGTGAAGGCGGACGCCGTGATCGATGGCGAGCTCGTTGCGATCGGGAAGGACGGCGTATCCCATTTCCAGTTGCTTCAAAACGCCCTGCGTCACGAGGCCAAGCTTTTGTACTGCGCGTTCGACCTCATGTTCGCAGCGGGCGAGGACCTGCGCGCGCTGCCGCTTCTCGAGCGCAAGAAGCGGCTCAAAGCCCTCCTGCCGCGCCACAAGCTCATCGCGTTCAGCAACCACCGCAAAGGCAGCGGCACAAAGTTCTTTGCACAAGCCGAGCTGAGACATCTCGAAGGCATCATGGCCAAGCGCGCCGACAGCCCGTACGCGTCCGGACGCCGGACCGCCGATTGGCTGAAGGTGAAGACCGCGCAGCGTCAGGAGGTAGTGATCGCCGGCTTCACCGCGCCGAGGCGAACCCGGCCCTTCTTTGGCGCCCTCGTGCTGGCGGTACGCGACGCCGATGCATGGCGGTACATTGGCCACGTCGGCACCGGCTTCAGCTATCAAGTTCTCGAAGAGCTTCACCGCAAGCTCGTGAGGCTGAAGACAGCCAAGTCGCCCTTCCCTGGCAAGGTGAAAAATGAGCGGGTTACGACCTGGGTGCGTCCTTCCTTGGTCGCGGAAGTGAAATTCGCGGAGTGGACCAGCAAGGGCGAGCTGCGCCAGCCGGTCTATCTCGGCCTGAGGTCCGACAAAAACGCCAAGGACGTCGTTCGCGAAAAGAAGTGGTCGCGAAAATAA
- a CDS encoding DNA topoisomerase IB encodes MEAAATGPARHLRSRYSGGPLIQTSRSTSERNQPVSSSLEKEWSSIPGCFRGGRPMLRQASNEEEVLDRTAEVAATIAEEGLRYVSDSAPGYTRKRTGTSFSYYDKDGKRITDAAVIRRIKSIGIPPAYESVWICPSSNGHIQATGLDARGRKQYRYHPKWRELRDQNKYEHIVLFAAALPALRERVAADMKRDGLPREKVLATIASLLEKTLIRVGNAEYAEKNKSYGLTTMRRKHVAVGRGVLRFDFTGKSGKQWKLRVEDKRIAAIVKRCAEIPGHELFKYLDDDGQPRTVDSGDVNAYIKDITGEDFSAKDFRTWAGTVLAALALAEFKKYDSQAEAKRNVVAAIESVSKQLGNTPAICRKCYVHPEVLNAYLSGDLVKMIETKIAQKFKRQYAKLTSDEIVVLAFLRKRLDSLTEPA; translated from the coding sequence ATGGAGGCGGCCGCAACCGGACCGGCTCGCCATCTGAGGTCTCGCTATTCTGGAGGGCCACTGATCCAGACCTCGCGTTCGACCTCAGAGCGGAACCAACCGGTGTCTTCATCCCTTGAGAAAGAGTGGAGCTCGATTCCCGGGTGCTTCCGAGGGGGCCGGCCCATGCTCCGCCAAGCCAGCAACGAAGAAGAGGTTCTGGACCGCACCGCCGAGGTCGCGGCCACCATCGCGGAAGAAGGCCTCCGCTACGTCAGCGACTCCGCGCCGGGGTACACGCGCAAGCGGACTGGAACCAGTTTCAGCTACTACGACAAGGACGGCAAGCGCATCACCGATGCCGCCGTCATCCGACGCATCAAATCAATCGGCATCCCGCCGGCCTACGAGTCCGTGTGGATCTGCCCGTCGTCGAACGGCCACATCCAGGCAACCGGGCTCGATGCGCGGGGTCGCAAGCAGTATCGCTACCATCCGAAGTGGCGCGAACTCCGAGACCAGAACAAGTATGAGCATATCGTCCTGTTCGCTGCCGCGCTGCCCGCGCTGCGGGAACGGGTCGCTGCCGACATGAAGCGGGACGGACTGCCCCGCGAGAAGGTGCTGGCCACGATCGCCAGTCTTCTGGAAAAGACGTTGATCCGGGTCGGCAACGCCGAGTACGCCGAGAAAAACAAGTCCTACGGGCTCACCACCATGCGCCGCAAGCACGTCGCGGTCGGGCGCGGCGTCCTTCGTTTCGACTTCACGGGCAAGTCGGGCAAACAATGGAAGCTTCGCGTCGAGGACAAGCGGATAGCCGCGATCGTGAAGCGCTGCGCGGAGATCCCCGGACATGAGCTCTTCAAGTACCTGGACGACGACGGACAGCCCCGCACCGTCGATTCCGGCGACGTCAACGCCTACATCAAGGACATCACGGGCGAGGACTTCAGCGCCAAGGATTTTCGGACTTGGGCGGGAACCGTTCTGGCGGCGTTGGCGCTTGCCGAATTCAAGAAGTACGACAGCCAGGCCGAGGCGAAGCGCAACGTCGTCGCCGCGATCGAAAGCGTCTCGAAGCAGCTCGGCAACACACCGGCCATCTGCCGCAAGTGCTACGTGCACCCGGAAGTCCTGAACGCCTACCTGTCAGGTGACCTCGTGAAGATGATTGAGACCAAGATCGCGCAGAAGTTCAAGCGCCAGTACGCCAAGCTCACTTCCGACGAGATCGTGGTGCTGGCATTTCTCCGGAAACGTCTCGATTCTCTGACGGAGCCCGCCTAG
- a CDS encoding carbohydrate porin: MKFAATYIGEAFGNASGGLKQGAIYEGRLNLAVDVDLQKLVEIDKLTFHANMFQIHGDGLSRSNLQNFFVVSGIEALPSTRLYEAYFEKQWGAKRISLKVGQLAADSEFFNTRYTDVFTNASMGWTAITSLDLPSGGPSPPLAAMGARLLVNVTDQLSVLGGIFDGDQAGPGSGDPQERNRYGVNFRVNDPPLLLGQIQYAWNNKKGDPNLTGQIKFGGWRHFGSFADQQLASNGGSLAAPGSSGEPLLLAGDIGGWAVFEQQIYRVPHSDNRGIGVFARAAGAPADRNLIDLYADAGVEFIGLRDGRPDDKFGIAAGYAHLSKRAQALDADYRMLVNPNWPSRNFEGLLTTVYQYQIKEGWSLQPNFQYIIHPGGGATGQATPFAGKALKNASVFGLRTTLKF; the protein is encoded by the coding sequence GTGAAGTTCGCGGCCACTTACATAGGCGAGGCGTTTGGTAACGCTTCCGGCGGCCTGAAACAGGGAGCTATCTACGAAGGCCGTCTCAACCTCGCGGTGGATGTCGATCTGCAGAAGCTCGTCGAGATCGACAAGCTCACTTTTCACGCCAACATGTTCCAGATCCATGGCGACGGCCTGTCCCGGAGCAATCTTCAGAACTTCTTCGTCGTCAGCGGAATCGAGGCCCTTCCCTCAACGCGTCTCTACGAAGCGTATTTCGAGAAGCAGTGGGGCGCGAAGAGGATCTCGCTGAAAGTGGGTCAGCTCGCCGCCGACAGCGAATTCTTCAACACCAGATATACAGACGTGTTCACCAACGCCTCAATGGGTTGGACCGCGATCACGTCGCTTGATCTTCCCAGCGGCGGACCTTCGCCACCTTTGGCGGCTATGGGCGCAAGGCTACTGGTCAACGTGACCGACCAGCTTTCCGTTCTGGGCGGGATCTTCGACGGCGACCAAGCCGGCCCCGGATCGGGCGACCCGCAGGAGCGCAATCGCTACGGCGTGAATTTCCGCGTCAACGATCCGCCGTTGTTACTGGGTCAGATCCAGTACGCCTGGAACAACAAGAAGGGCGATCCCAACCTGACCGGCCAGATCAAGTTCGGCGGCTGGCGGCACTTTGGCTCTTTCGCGGATCAACAGCTCGCGTCGAACGGCGGCTCGCTCGCCGCTCCCGGTAGCAGCGGCGAGCCGCTATTGCTCGCAGGAGACATCGGTGGTTGGGCGGTCTTCGAGCAACAGATCTACCGCGTGCCTCACAGCGACAATCGCGGGATCGGTGTGTTCGCAAGGGCCGCCGGCGCGCCCGCTGATCGCAACCTGATCGATCTCTACGCTGATGCCGGCGTCGAGTTCATTGGGCTTCGTGACGGCCGGCCCGATGACAAGTTCGGGATCGCCGCGGGCTATGCCCATCTGTCCAAACGGGCGCAGGCGCTCGACGCCGACTACCGCATGCTGGTGAATCCCAACTGGCCCTCGCGAAACTTCGAGGGGTTGCTGACGACGGTCTACCAATACCAGATAAAGGAGGGCTGGTCGTTGCAGCCAAACTTCCAATACATCATCCACCCGGGCGGCGGCGCCACCGGGCAGGCGACGCCATTCGCCGGCAAGGCCCTCAAAAATGCGTCGGTATTCGGCCTCAGGACGACGCTCAAATTCTAG
- a CDS encoding DUF1003 domain-containing protein produces the protein MSTPTSSKRPVENIDAILRLEKQDEEKIALHHRVFHAIGSFAGTPQFVVLQCGAMVCWIAFGRVFPDRALDPFPFPLLGTFLALEAVLLTSCVLIRQNATDRILEKRDRLELQINLLSEREATRSLRILQKLARRLNVDDEDCQQDELAQETSVDQLARGLREREQAEKAQ, from the coding sequence ATGTCAACGCCGACATCATCGAAAAGACCGGTAGAAAATATCGACGCCATCCTGCGGCTTGAAAAGCAGGATGAGGAAAAGATCGCTCTTCATCATCGTGTTTTTCATGCAATCGGATCGTTTGCGGGCACTCCGCAGTTCGTGGTGCTGCAGTGCGGGGCGATGGTGTGTTGGATTGCCTTCGGCCGGGTATTCCCCGATCGCGCGCTTGATCCATTCCCGTTCCCGCTGCTCGGGACATTCCTCGCGCTGGAGGCGGTACTTCTCACCTCCTGTGTCCTCATTCGCCAAAATGCGACCGACCGCATTTTGGAGAAGCGAGATCGTCTAGAACTTCAGATTAATCTGCTCTCTGAACGGGAGGCGACGCGGTCCTTGAGAATATTGCAGAAGCTTGCCAGGCGGCTGAATGTCGATGACGAGGATTGCCAACAAGACGAATTGGCGCAGGAGACGTCTGTTGATCAACTTGCCCGAGGCTTGCGCGAGCGCGAGCAGGCTGAAAAGGCTCAATGA